One genomic region from Microcystis panniformis FACHB-1757 encodes:
- a CDS encoding DUF3285 domain-containing protein, which produces MTEPVSTTDPAVETATEAQPSYVKLAMRNMVKKKGVSLKHFFLTTAALLAFFVGISYLTRP; this is translated from the coding sequence ATGACTGAACCTGTTAGCACCACTGACCCCGCAGTAGAAACCGCCACCGAAGCGCAACCCAGTTACGTCAAGCTGGCGATGCGGAATATGGTCAAGAAAAAAGGCGTCTCGTTAAAACACTTTTTTTTGACCACGGCAGCCTTACTGGCCTTTTTTGTCGGTATTTCCTATCTGACGCGTCCCTAG